A DNA window from Pungitius pungitius chromosome 1, fPunPun2.1, whole genome shotgun sequence contains the following coding sequences:
- the znf638 gene encoding zinc finger protein 638, which produces MAFSIARSAAESARDLLRRFGLEKEDLDHLVWYPQDQITPASLPFILRQIGIEKAERASAAAAGVAPPGGAARLQEDISPAVVKPSDVTDGGRGDACVDGAAGEPQSVGGIRETCTPLTDAAGDRAQVESGAPGSSRDRAGPASGLGPLPAPPSSGHTQALPGSSPLPDPPVPLMGRESSPEQNQAPSAPAPPEQNKAPSALAPPEQNQAPSAPAPPAGPPEPDPGSQSTARGSTLAGERERHQEEERPVSQAPSVSPDVPSCPPAPSDVPRPTAPPPDQRPAPKASSSGGVPPAAAMHDAAAAAPRSFPHTCCLCRRKCLHMKDWISHQKTDVHLEGRKRLRLRYPEWDGEVPGSLSPAGEGAEASARSQPARRDQKTARGGRSVSPVPRGPQSPSSRSHSGSRRSSSRRRPSPERRRGDERPFPRRTDGRRLPGRRTDERRWSQSSSEESSSASCKKVAEKLLENSAVDLLSKPSDLDALLQTLAPIVLAELAKRKSPSSSSSPSSSPPETSSTPAASSSPPPAKKKMTQKPSEASPKAEGGKPPPPTMVKLTGVHASLSRSDVLAALQRFGKAKSFLLFPPKLQAIVCFEKKEDAEKLKSLKGLEVKGIRITVAEGKVVHAGPLSPKKPPPAHLGSLKGRGRAAEAEMGAQLQACQTRPPGAEAVAPATPPTVGEVIEKHLSRETTSKRGTDVPRPSSRLSSDVFSVSLAELFQKENLLLDRAVRCFEREEDTKTPSSLASFDLKGIKVTVSGGKKTVTKEQKKPLTRCASSVVCEHQNTRKQICVEMAEPGGVTKVVEKHRDCPFLWVKEEPVRNKVLRVESLRSLKRRLEDPDEVINTEAHAVKSNIILIE; this is translated from the exons ATGGCGTTTTCTATTGCGAGG AGCGCCGCCGAATCCGCCCGTGACCTCCTCCGGCGATTTGGACTTGAAAAAGAGGACTTGGACCATCTGGTCTGGTACCCGCAGGACCAGATCACCCCCGCCAGCCTGCCGTTCATCCTGCGGCAGATCGGCATCGAGAAGGCGGAGAGGGCgtcggccgccgccgccggggtGGCTCCTCCCGGGGGGGCGGCGAGGCTCCAGGAGGACATTTCGCCCGCCGTCGTCAAGCCCAGCGACGTGACTGACGGTGGCCGCGGTGACGCATGCGTAGACGGGGCGGCAGGCGAGCCTCAGAGCGTCGGCGGCATCAGAGAAACCTGCACGCCGCTGACGGACGCAGCCGGCGACAGAGCGCAGGTGGAAAGCGGCGCGCCGGGGTCGTCACGTGACCGGGCGGGTCCCGCCTCCGGCCTCGGCCCTTTGCCCGCTCCGCCGAGCAGCGGCCACACCCAAGCGCTCCCGGGCTCCTCCCCTCTGCCGGACCCGCCGGTTCCTCTGATGGGCCGAGAGAGTTCACCGGAGCAGAACCAAGCCCCCTCCGCTCCGGCCCCCCCGGAGCAGAACAAAGCCCCCTCCGCTCTGGCCCCCCCGGAGCAGAACCAAGCCCCCTCCGCTCCGGCCCCCCCGGCGGGTCCGCCCGAACCGGACCCCGGCAGTCAGTCAACAGCACGGGGGTCCACGCTGGCCGGAGAGAGGGAACGCCATCAGGAGGAGGAGCGTCCGGTGTCGCAGGCGCCTTCGGTCTCGCCGGACGTCCCGTCGTGTCCTCCGGCCCCGTCCGACGTCCCGCGGCCGACGGCCCCGCCCCCCGACCAGCGGCCCGCGCCGAAGGCTTCCTCCTCGGGGGGCGTCCCGCCGGCGGCCGCGATGCATGACGCCGCCGCGGCCGCCCCGAGGAGCTTCCCGCACACCTGTTGTCTGTGTCGCAGAAAATGTCTTCACATgaag GACTGGATTTCCCACCAGAAGACAGACGTTCACCTGGAGGGACGCAAACGTCTCCGTCTACG ATACCCGGAGTGGGACGGAGAGGTTCCAGGCAGCCTCAGTCCTGCAGGTGAAGGTGCTGAGGCCTCCGCTCGCTCACAGCCGGCCCGCCGAGACCAGAAAACGGCGCGCGGAGGACGCTCCGTCTCCCCCGTCCCCCGTGGCCCCCAGAGTCCCAGCAGCAG GTCACATTCGGGTTCTCGCCGGAGCTCGTCCCGCCGCCGCCCGagtcctgagaggaggagaggcgatGAAAGGCCCTTTCCCAGGAGGACAGACGGGAGGCGGTTGCCTGGGAGGAGGACAGACGAGAGACGGTGGTCTCAGAGCAGCAGTGAGGAGAGCAGCTCCGCTTCCTGTAAAAAGGTGGCTGAGAAGCTCCTGGAAAACTCAG CTGTGGACCTGCTGTCCAAACCGTCCGACCTGGACGCGCTGCTTCAAACTCTGGCTCCGATTGTACTGGCCGAGTTGGCCAAGAGGAagtcaccttcctcctcctcctccccctcctccagtcCACCAGAGACCTCCTCGACTCCAGCTGCCtcttcctcaccccccccagCAAAGAAGAAGATGACTCAAAAGCCTTCTGAAGCTTCCCCAAAggccgag GGcggtaagcccccccccccgaccatgGTGAAGCTGACGGGCGTCCACGCGTCTCTGTCTCGCAGCGACGTGCTCGCCGCTCTGCAGCGCTTCGGGAAGGCGAAGTCCTTCCTGCTCTTCCCGCCCAAGCTGCAG GCCATTGTGTGTTTCGAGAAGAAAGAAGACGCCGAGAAGTTGAAGAGCCTGAAGGGCCTCGAGGTGAAAGGGATCCGGATCAccgtggccgaggggaaggtGGTCCACGCGGGGCCTCTGTCGCCCAAAAAGCCTCCGCCTGCACATCTCGGCTCGCTTAAAGGCCGGGGGAGGGCCGCCGAAGCTGAAATG GGAGCCCAGCTCCAGGCGTGCCAAACACGGCCCCCGGGCGCCGAGGCGGTTGCCCCGGCAACCCCTCCCACCGTGGGCGAAGTCATCGAGAAACACCTGAGCCGAGAGACAACAAGTAAGAGAGGGACGGACGTCCCACGTCCTTCATCGCGTTTGTCCTCTGACGTCTTCTCTGTGTCTTTGGCAGAGCTCTTCCAGAAAGAAAACCTCTTGTTGGACAGG gcagtcAGGTGCtttgagagagaagaagacacGAAGACACCCAGCAGCCTGGCGAGCTTCGACCTGAAAGGAATCAAAGTCACGGTCTCTGGAGGAAAG AAGACAGTTACTAAGGAGCAAAAAAAGCCTCTGAC AAGATGCGCCTCGTCCGTCGTCTGCGAGCATCAGAACACGAGAAAACAG ATCTGCGTTGAGATGGCGGAGCCCGGCGGTGTGACCAAAGTGGTGGAGAAACACCGCG